The Rhodocytophaga rosea genome has a segment encoding these proteins:
- a CDS encoding SRPBCC family protein translates to MNNNLAFDFSVNKENNTIDVKREFAVELPLVWDAYTKSEILDQWWAPKPWKARTKTMDFREGGRWHYAMVGPEGEEHWSLVNYKSIQTRKNFTGLDAFADAEGNVNKDMPQSTWEINFSDKGQVTLVEICISYDDLSQLETTLQMGFKEGLSKAMEGLDELLASAVKSK, encoded by the coding sequence ATGAACAACAACTTAGCATTTGATTTTTCTGTAAACAAGGAAAACAACACAATCGATGTAAAAAGAGAATTTGCCGTCGAACTGCCTCTGGTTTGGGATGCGTACACAAAGAGCGAAATTCTTGACCAATGGTGGGCACCCAAACCCTGGAAAGCCAGAACTAAAACCATGGATTTCCGGGAAGGCGGACGTTGGCATTATGCGATGGTAGGGCCAGAAGGCGAAGAACATTGGTCACTGGTAAATTATAAGAGTATTCAAACCCGAAAGAATTTCACAGGATTAGACGCTTTCGCAGATGCAGAAGGTAATGTGAATAAAGATATGCCTCAGTCAACATGGGAAATAAACTTTTCTGACAAAGGCCAGGTAACGCTGGTAGAAATCTGCATTTCCTACGATGATCTGTCTCAACTTGAAACTACTCTTCAGATGGGTTTCAAAGAAGGATTGTCAAAAGCTATGGAAGGATTAGACGAGTTGTTGGCTTCGGCAGTAAAATCAAAATAA
- a CDS encoding ArsR/SmtB family transcription factor: MRRDVFQAIADPTRRAIIVLIATQAMTPNAIAEHFDTTRQAVSKHLRILTECQLVRQEHQGREIYYQLEVSKMKEIENWLEQFRKLWESRFNQLDSVLLTIKNNKK; this comes from the coding sequence ATGAGAAGAGATGTGTTTCAAGCCATTGCTGATCCGACAAGAAGGGCAATTATTGTATTGATAGCTACCCAGGCAATGACTCCAAACGCCATTGCCGAACATTTTGACACTACCCGGCAAGCGGTTTCCAAACATCTGCGCATATTAACCGAATGCCAGCTGGTAAGACAAGAACATCAGGGGCGGGAAATTTACTATCAACTGGAAGTAAGCAAAATGAAAGAAATTGAAAACTGGCTTGAACAATTCAGAAAGTTATGGGAAAGCCGTTTCAATCAGCTTGACAGTGTATTATTAACCATCAAAAACAATAAAAAATGA
- a CDS encoding EamA family transporter, translating into MASQQNVVQASAKVISQSWLIILAFAAIYFIWGSTFLAALIGLQGFPPFMLAGLRFLLAGGLLLTGCLLSGERLPALREVAKNSISGILMLSGGTGSIIWAEQYISSGLAAILIATEPFWFIVLDRKAWRQYFSNKWIVMGLCLGMAGFLVLFLWPKQGESLFAHQISITAIIVVLVGAVSWVIGSLYSKYRTTTHSLWMNSSLQLIIAGVFCLLVSSITENWQGFAWDKVATGAWMALFYMSVMGSIVAYTAYIWLLTVRPPAVVGTHTYVNPVVAVVLGWLFAHEPVLLPQIISLLLILAGVLLVNIPTYQKSS; encoded by the coding sequence ATGGCATCACAACAAAATGTGGTTCAGGCATCAGCTAAGGTGATATCTCAAAGCTGGCTTATCATCCTTGCCTTTGCAGCTATTTATTTTATCTGGGGTTCTACTTTTCTGGCGGCTTTGATCGGCCTGCAAGGATTTCCGCCTTTCATGCTGGCAGGTTTGCGTTTCTTACTGGCCGGCGGGCTCCTGCTCACAGGATGTCTGTTGAGTGGGGAACGTTTGCCGGCTCTGCGGGAAGTTGCTAAAAATAGCATCAGTGGTATTCTGATGCTGTCCGGAGGAACAGGCAGTATAATCTGGGCAGAGCAATATATTTCTTCCGGACTTGCAGCTATCTTGATAGCGACAGAGCCTTTCTGGTTTATTGTGCTGGACAGAAAAGCTTGGCGGCAGTATTTTTCTAATAAATGGATCGTGATGGGTTTATGCCTGGGAATGGCAGGTTTTCTTGTACTTTTCCTTTGGCCAAAACAGGGAGAGTCCTTATTTGCTCACCAGATAAGCATTACTGCTATCATCGTGGTATTGGTAGGCGCTGTATCCTGGGTAATTGGTTCCTTATATTCCAAATACCGCACGACTACTCATTCCCTCTGGATGAACAGTAGTTTGCAACTAATTATAGCCGGTGTGTTCTGTTTGCTGGTAAGCAGTATTACCGAAAACTGGCAAGGCTTTGCCTGGGATAAAGTAGCAACAGGAGCCTGGATGGCGTTATTTTATATGTCTGTGATGGGTTCTATTGTGGCCTATACCGCCTATATCTGGCTGCTTACAGTACGGCCTCCGGCTGTGGTGGGTACTCATACCTATGTCAATCCGGTGGTGGCGGTGGTATTGGGTTGGCTATTCGCACACGAACCAGTGTTGCTTCCGCAAATCATTTCCTTGCTGCTGATTCTGGCAGGTGTACTTCTGGTCAATATTCCTACCTATCAGAAATCATCCTAA
- a CDS encoding LuxR C-terminal-related transcriptional regulator: MLNKYITISVLACEDGLREGLRAMMDSTYGYQVVGSYKSGLNLITHLKEKHSDVVFAAMDCYKDHQAGSAYPEFIRKIKGISPKTKLILFTDIETEEAILQLLKAGIDGYITRDSSPVKLLESIKEVFEGGAPLSPSIAKVVVGSFHKNTSSVLSPREVQVLELLARGKTYLAIADALFIDKETVRSHIKNIYWKLEVHSKAEAIQKALYEKII, from the coding sequence ATGCTGAATAAATATATTACAATAAGCGTACTGGCATGTGAGGATGGTTTAAGAGAAGGGCTTCGTGCCATGATGGACAGCACCTATGGATATCAGGTAGTAGGTTCGTATAAGTCAGGTCTGAATCTGATCACTCATCTGAAAGAAAAACATTCGGATGTGGTGTTTGCAGCCATGGATTGTTATAAAGATCATCAGGCAGGATCTGCTTATCCGGAATTCATCAGAAAAATTAAAGGAATATCGCCCAAAACTAAATTGATACTTTTTACCGATATAGAAACGGAAGAGGCTATACTTCAACTGCTGAAAGCAGGAATTGACGGATACATTACCAGAGATAGTTCGCCGGTGAAACTGCTTGAATCCATTAAAGAAGTGTTTGAAGGAGGAGCACCTTTGAGCCCTTCTATTGCCAAGGTAGTGGTGGGTTCTTTCCACAAAAATACATCTTCAGTTCTTAGTCCGAGAGAGGTACAGGTTCTGGAACTGTTAGCCAGAGGAAAAACCTATCTGGCTATTGCAGACGCATTATTCATAGATAAAGAAACCGTACGGTCGCATATCAAAAATATTTACTGGAAACTGGAAGTCCATTCCAAAGCAGAAGCGATACAAAAGGCACTCTATGAAAAAATCATTTAA
- a CDS encoding CGNR zinc finger domain-containing protein — protein sequence MHTPRSIRTITFDGGCLCFDFVNTVGSRYEETVREYLVRYDDLLVFAQRQEILPEQTLTQLSKYAQEHEREAKRILADIIDTRENMYLLFSAMAHGKSIPQQVLESFNKDLLKGFSHIEFQAEKDGLQVSWRIEETDLYLPLRMALKSGYDILTRQEPRRMKECSGCGWLFLDQSKNNTRRWCDMQACGSIDKSRSYYQRKKQKT from the coding sequence ATGCATACTCCCAGAAGCATCCGGACGATTACCTTTGATGGCGGTTGCCTTTGCTTTGATTTTGTAAACACAGTAGGCTCCCGATATGAAGAGACTGTGCGAGAGTATCTGGTCCGGTATGATGATTTGCTGGTTTTTGCCCAACGGCAAGAGATTTTGCCAGAACAAACCTTAACACAGCTTAGTAAGTACGCGCAGGAACATGAAAGAGAGGCAAAGCGCATACTAGCAGACATAATAGATACCCGTGAAAATATGTACCTGCTTTTCTCTGCGATGGCTCATGGAAAATCTATTCCGCAACAGGTATTGGAATCTTTCAACAAAGACTTATTGAAGGGGTTCTCCCATATTGAATTTCAGGCAGAAAAGGATGGCCTGCAGGTAAGCTGGCGGATAGAGGAAACTGATTTATATTTACCCCTTCGTATGGCCCTTAAATCCGGCTATGATATTCTTACCAGACAGGAACCCAGGCGCATGAAGGAATGCAGTGGCTGCGGATGGCTGTTCTTAGATCAAAGCAAAAATAACACCCGCCGATGGTGCGATATGCAGGCTTGTGGAAGTATTGATAAATCCCGGAGTTATTATCAGCGCAAAAAGCAAAAAACGTAG